A part of Streptomyces sp. NBC_01210 genomic DNA contains:
- a CDS encoding ArsR/SmtB family transcription factor — protein MLHALGDPARLELLRCLTANGEVTCGPEGITVPRSTLSNHWRMLREAGNTSTRTSGKTRLVSLRRAELDARFPHLLSAVLAEVTQSSTDF, from the coding sequence GTGCTGCATGCCCTCGGTGACCCCGCGCGTCTGGAGCTACTGCGGTGCCTGACGGCGAACGGTGAAGTCACGTGCGGCCCTGAAGGGATCACCGTTCCGCGCTCCACGCTGTCGAACCACTGGCGGATGCTGCGCGAGGCGGGCAATACCTCCACGCGCACCAGCGGCAAGACTCGCCTGGTGTCCTTGCGCCGGGCCGAACTCGACGCCCGCTTCCCTCACTTGCTCAGCGCCGTCCTGGCCGAGGTCACCCAATCCTCCACGGACTTCTGA